A part of Aegilops tauschii subsp. strangulata cultivar AL8/78 chromosome 2, Aet v6.0, whole genome shotgun sequence genomic DNA contains:
- the LOC109768351 gene encoding uncharacterized protein, whose protein sequence is MDAVVLGDVDDLDFDLGFMDGFEFDLLDMDLTEFCHGDGECLLPAVADKDGGLGLDLGSDDGGEGGRESSPDSVVTDDGAPPLSLEPSGDRDDGEMSAYVGDLERFLMESEDDAEAGGPFAAKGLAANDHLFDDLAVADGGYVQPSTAAEEFAAADYFLGDLDDGYAEPATPGKDLVLDDYFFGDLVSYDYLYDPAVGSDGCVEPAAVASVDDAASSATEEEDAGEYYDDDDEATSRKRASLDLLSSWALVIGRNGTNNLYIIGS, encoded by the exons ATGGACGCCGTCGTGTTGGGTGACGTTGATGATCTCGACTTCGACTTGGGTTTTATGGACGGGTTCGAGTTCGACCTGCTGGACATGGACCTCACCGAATTCTGCCACGGCGACGGCGAGTGCTTGCTGCCTGCCGTGGCCGATAAGGATGGCGGTTTGGGTTTGGATTTAGGTTCTGATGACGGTGGCGAAGGGGGGAGGGAGAGCTCGCCGGACTCCGTGGTGACGGACGACGGCGCGCCGCCTCTGTCGTTAGAGCCGTCTGGGGATCGCGACGATGGCGAGATGTCGGCCTACGTGGGCGACCTGGAGAGGTTCCTCATGGAGAGCGAGGATGACGCGGAGGCCGGCGGGCCGTTCGCGGCCAAGGGGCTTGCCGCCAACGACCACTTGTTCGACGATCTCGCTGTTGCGGACGGCGGTTACGTCCAGCCGTCGACTGCAGCGGAGGAGTTTGCCGCCGCGGACTACTTCTTGGGTGATCTCGACGACGGTTACGCTGAGCCGGCGACTCCAGGGAAGGATCTCGTCCTCGACGACTACTTCTTCGGCGATCTCGTCTCGTACGACTACTTATACGATCCTGCTGTTGGGAGCGATGGCTGCGTCGAGCCCGCGGCCGTTGCCAGCGTGGACGATGCTGCATCATCGGCgacggaggaggaggatgctGGCGAGTActacgacgacgacgacgaagcgACCTCGAGGAAGCGCGCAAG TTTAGATCTTTTATCTTCCTGGGCCCTGGTAATCGGCAGAAATGGAACAAACAACCTGTACATAATTGGCAGTTAG